In Mus pahari chromosome 16, PAHARI_EIJ_v1.1, whole genome shotgun sequence, the DNA window TTTCCATTTGCTAAGACATTCCATGCCATTCCTTTAGTGTTAGAAAGAGTTGAGTGTCCTATCCATCCCTAGAGGGAAGGTTCTTCTTGAGCTAATCAGTGAGGAAAAGCCCTCACCTCACAGCTCCCCAGCCTGTGTCCCATAGGGTCACATCCTGGCTTTGCCACTATAAGCAGACGACTTTGGCTATGAAAGATTAAGATTCTCTCCACGGACCAAAAGAAACACCAGTCTTTACAGAGAAGGTATCTTTTATTCAGTTTTGTaagactgacagaaaaaaaaatctttcaaagtaACAGTAGATTCCCTAAACTAAAAATGGCATGGCACCAACCCCATACATTCCAGTCCTGAGTGATACTTCCTCCTCATTGTCCAGTGAGCTGTGTTTGGGGACATCAGAATGCCTTCCTACCAGTGAAACTAACGAATATTAAGTCATTTTGAGTCAGAATGAGTGTATACCTAACTGGTGCAGGAAGGTGCCAGGGCGTCTGCAGACTTTAAATCAACTCTACTTGTATTCAAGGATACTTGGACATCAAAGCAAAGGCATCATTCCAAATGCTTAAATTGGCGGTAAGtaaatacatttatacacactGCTAAAACTTGCACTGGAGTTTGAGCATTAGAAGAGGAGTGGCATCTTGGTGGGACCACAGACTGCACAGCAGATcaacttttccttctgtttgctatTCAAGCAGATCTGGGCTCTCAGGAAATCGACCTAAGCTAGAGGAACATTTAAATCCAAGCTTCTGCCTTCAGGGCTCATCATTTCTaaactacatttttattacttcttttccTTACTAGCTGTGTAGGAAAATGacttctattatttatgcttgTAATCCAGCAAAACAGGATAGAATATTAGAGAGCCTCTCATTGAGGTAATTTGAAGAAACATAAGTAAATAGTTGCTACACGGAGAGAAAAATATAACTTCTATcccaacacagaaaataaaactgatacTAAAAGTGTTTAATTCACTTGTGCAGTTAGCAAACTTGGAGCTGACTCTGGTGCCTTTCTTGTTCTAATGCCCTTTACACCATAAAGCTTAAAGAGCTTTTTCAAGATCTCTCCCATCGTTTTGAGTATTCAAACTCAGATACAGGACAAGGAAATTCAAGATGAGAAACACAAGGCCAATCCTTTACaggctagatagatagatagatagatagatagatagatagatagatagatagatagatagataaatgatattaTTTATCGAAGTATCCTGAAGTTTAGGTTAAAATACTCTCAGGTGATCACAGATGAAACTTGTAAAGACTCCTCAGCAGCTGTCTGAAACCTTCACCGACAAATGTCAGCTATAGCCTCGCTGCTGCGCTCTCCCGTGattcaaatgttttgttttgctggctGACAGATGTGTGGTATTCCAAAGGAGAATAATATCAGCCTAAGGGGCTGCAATGTAGGTTTGCTTTAAAGGAGAGAATCTTGTTTTGTGGTCTCAAAGACAGCAGCTGTAGCTCTGAGCAAGTAGATTTGGCGCTAAGAGGCGAATGAGAACTCAGCCCATGTTGTTTATTAACGCAGCTAAGGAAACCCTAACCTTTGggtctgtgttctttttctttaaaaaaacaaacaaacactttttttCTAAGGCTAATGATCTAAGTCTGAGTTCAGTTCACTTAATTTGCAGAATGATAGCAATACTACCTAGAGATGTGCTTTTAGAAGCTCATAAACATTTGAGACTCTCATTTGTTGGACTTTGGACACATTCAGAAAGCTGAATGAAGTACAGTGTAAGATTGGATTCTCCCATCgccttccctgcttcctgtgtgtttCTCTGCTGTTATTCTGCTCCAAAGTTTCCTGCTAGAGGGACAAATACTTTTGCTCTTCCTTGTGCCAGGACTGTGGAGCATGAGAGGATTTTACATATCACAATCACTAATATATAACATTGTTAACAAAGGAGTTGTAAGTTATGACTCTCAGGGTGAGGGGTCCATTGATTAGAAGAAGTGTATCACCTAATTTTCTCTCCTTTATCTATAATGAGGCTTCTTAGCGAGGTCATCTCTTGGTAATGTTTCTCAGGATAAACATCAGAATTAAGGGCCCTGGTGGGTCATTGGTCATGTTGGAGCAGGCAGTACAAGCAATGTCCTTATTGCCTCCTTGGCAATAATACAGAACTCCTGTCATGCCCTAGCGTTGGTTAGGGAGACTCTACAGCTTATCCAGTAAGGACCAGTTTGAAAGTGGGAGTAACTGCAACAGTTCCTGTACCAGGACAAGAAGTCCTAGGTGAACTGAGACATAGACTCACTCTAATTGTATGGACTTGGAGAAGGTGTGATTTACTCTTGTAATACAAAGACATATAAGTTCTATATTATGTTAATAAAGACCTATACCCAACACATGGGAGGATAAGGCAGAAGGATGATGATCAGCTATAGATCAAGTGTGAGGCTAGCCTCGACTACATAAGACCCTatgtgaaaacaacaacaacaacaaaaaaaaaacaaaaatgaaattccGAAGtatgtgaaatttatttttttactaatgTTTATCCTGCTCTCTTTCTACCTGGTTCCCGCATTTTTTGGCAATTTGTAGTTTTGGCTAAGAGAATGAAGATGTGTTTCTTCCATCCACACTTTAAATGTCCTCATAGATTCATACTAAATTTTAAGAAAGTAGTGAGTTgaagaaattatatttctttcgGAGATTCAAAGCTGATGGCAGTTAAAGTCTTAACTGAAGTTACACTAGCTGGAAAATGGAAACCCAAATAAATTGGGGAGTAAAGCAATTAAGGCCGATTTTAAAGCAGAACAGACAACTGGCAGGTCAGTAGGCCAAGACTAGtttgctttcctctctctggctctgtttcCCAGGGATCTGGGTCTCTTCTGTATCCCTCAAGGTaacttttaatttgtattctaCTATTTAGATATTGTATGCTGTATATTCTTTAAATGAGTGGAATTGTACTATACAACTCTTCAGTAACATATTTTCACTtaaaacaccccccccacacacacacacacacaagactggGAGTCTAGCCAAACTTTGGTGAATGCTTGCCTACCCTGCCTGTAGCCCTGGGCTCTGCCTTAGCATTGCAGCACTGCTACCAGGGAGTGACCGTGCATATCCTCccgagtggaggcaggagaaagctGGCCTTCAGTTACCAGGAAATTTCAAAGAAGTCTGGAAATTTGTCTAAGagaaaaacttaaaacttaatCTCTCTAAAACTGATCACAtatctcaaaaaattttttttcctggtttttcgagacagggtttctctgtgtagccctagttgtcctggaactcactctgtagaccaggctggcctcgaactcagaaatcctcagaaattctcagaaatccacctgcctctgcctcccaagtgctgggattaaaggcatacgccaccactgcccagcatatcTAAAATTTCTAAAAGGAGAGTGTAAGGGAATGCTTCCTAGGGAGTAAGTGCTCTGGAATGAGTAGAAAAAACTAGCACCCTTTGCTAACATTTTGATAAACAGGACTAAAGGTGAAAAGCATAATTTCGGATAGCAATTAACTCACAGGGCAACTTGAATTATCATTGAGAACTGTTTGGGATGCATACGTTCTTTACTGCCAGTCCTGTCACATAAGTACCTACAGAAAATCTACAGCTATGAATAATTTCTCAATGCAAAACATCCAGCACTGTGTCACAACTGTTTCCTTGGCTGCTGGGACTGAAGCTGACTGCTGGAATTGTCACACAACCACTTGTGCTGCTGACCCCTAGGAGAGTGAGCACTGTAAAAGCTCCAAGTGAGTCTCCTGAGCTCCTCGGTCCTTCCCTCACTGTGGCCGCCTGATTCACACTCCTCTGTTCCCACCCAGAGTCAGGCTCAGCGGGGTGCACTTGTGATTCTCCGCAGTCCAGAAAAGTGATTTCTATCTTTATTGTATAAATGAGAAACCTGAAGATCATATGACAAGAAACATTCTCAGACCATGTAACTAGTTACAGAAGAGGGATGGGAATGCATGAGCCAGACCTGCCACCCTCAGATGCCACAGGAGCAAACAATCCTGTGGAGACTCTCCAACATGAGAGTGATGGAATATGTCTCTTAGCATTGTGTCTGAAAACTTACTATAGATGCTATCGTATCTGCATTTATTTGAGGGAAGGGCAAGAATAGTGGAGAAAagagatttaaataattttcaccAATGCTAGTGAACAGAGACTCTCACTGAATCTGAGGAGAAATTAAACTGGATTCAAATAACAGGAGCAATAGCTATGTCTCCCTGATAGGAGTTACCTGGTAATAAGATCAGAGACCAACCCATTTACAAAATAGCAAACACCAAAGGAGACATGTCAGCAGAAACTGATAGAGTGCTATAACCTTGAAATCCCTTTGGTAAAAACTGTTAGGAATAGAAAAACATCTCTGATAGGTTTGACAGAAACTTAAACTTCTGTCAATACATTTTCATCCTAACAGGATCACTTTGTGAATGNNNNNNNNNNNNNNNNNNNNNNNNNNNNNNNNNNNNNNNNNNNNNNNNNNNNNNNNNNNNNNNNNNNNNNNNNNNNNNNNNNNNNNNNNNNNNNNNNNNNNNNNNNNNNNNNNNNNNNNNNNNNNNNNNNNNNNNNNNNNNNNNNNNNNNNNNNNNNNNNNNNNNNNNNNNNNNNNNNNNNNNNNNNNNNNNNNNNNNNNNNNNNNNNNNNNNNNNNNNNNNNNNGGAAATATGATGATCATTCTTGTGTCCCGCCTGGATTCCAAACTCCACACCCCTATGTACTTTTTCCTCACTAACCTGTCCCTGCTGGACCTGTGCTACACCACAAGCACAGTCCCACAGATGCTCATCAACATATGCAGCACCCGGAAGGTGATCAGCTATGGTGGCTGTGTGGCCCAGCTTTTCATTTTCCTGGCCTTGGGATCCACAGAATGCTTTCTCCTGGGTGTCATGTCCTTTGACAGGTTTGTAGCCATCTGTCGGCCTCTCCACTACTCAGTCATCATGCACCAGAGGCGCTGTCTCCAGTTGGCAGCTGCATGTTGGATCAGTGGCTTCAGCAACTCAGTATTACAGTCTACATGGACGCTTCAGATGCCACTGTGTGGTCACAAGGAAGTGGACCATTTCTTCTGCGAAGTCCCTGCCCTGCTCAAATTGTCCTGTGTGGATACGACAGCNANNGAANNNGANCNNTTNTTCATNAGTGTNNTNTTNCTTTTAATACCTGTGANTCTCATCCTCATATCATATGCTTTTATTGTCCGGGCAGTGTTGAGAATAAGATCAGCTGAAGGTCGGCGAAAGGCATTTGGGACATGTGGCTCCCACCTCATCGTGGTGGTCCTTTTCTATGGCACTGCCATCTACATGTATCTGCAGCCACCATCCCCTACTTCCAAGGACCGGGGGAAAATGGTGTCTCTCTTTTATGGGATCATCACACCCATGCTGAACCCCCTCATCTACACACTCAGGAACAAAGAGGTAAAGGGNGCGTTCAAGAGGTTGATGACAAGGATCATCCTGAGTAGAAAATAAGGGATGCCTGAGTAATAGCCCTATTAGCATAAGTTTTTACAGTCTGGTACATTATATTGGTTCCTTCTATACTGAACTATTGTGATGCTCACCATCCAATAAAGTCTTGCTGATAGAGGACTATATAGTGTTTGCCTGACTCTTTATGATTTTCCCAACCTGCTATCCCTACAAACTGCATATTTTCAAGGTTTATTCCATTTGTGTGCTTAGTGAGAATTCCTAGACATCTCAGGGTCTAAAGTAAAAGTCTGAGAATCCTTTCTACAAAAACAATGCATTTAATATACATGGAAATACACTGTCATGTACATAAACATGCATCCCACCCTTTAAACCTGTGCAGAAGTTCTAACAGAGGTCTGTAACGCTAGCTCTAGACTCATCTCCTTGAGCCCTGGGTGAAAATTTAGCATTGTCTCCATACCAACACTGTTTAAAATCCACAGAGAACTGACCCCAGtcgtttattttaaaatttccataattttctttctatagtCTCTACCTCTATTACATTGAGGATATATCCCATTTTAATAAAGCAGTACTTAAACCTTGAGTCAAACCTCTTCTCGACACTTTGAATGTTATCTCCTATATACATAACATCTCTTCTTGTTAACCTCTAAAGAATCCATAgtttgattcattttaaaaagcagtccACAATGATGTCCACACCTGTCCACTGTActtctcttcttttaaatttttatttcatgtgtattgcatgtgtccctgtgtgaaggtgttggatcccctggaactggaattagagacgGTTGGGAGAGGCCATGTAGGTCCTGAGAATTGTACAGAGGTcctctcaaaggacagtgagtgctcttaaccacagagcatctctccagccccgctgtACTTTTCGTATGCAAGAAGAACATTTGTTTTCTATCTGTTCATTGCCTTGAGTCAGCAAGTTTGGAATTAACTCTTCTCTCATATTGCTTTCATAATTCAACTGTGCTGAAGCAAATAGTTCTACACTAAAGGCCATAACTGatcatgtatattatatgttaaaCTATCTTTAATTGCTTCAATTCCTTTTCAACCAAACTTATCTTAAAACTACAAAATGCAGGGGCACTTACACTGAGTCCCACAACCCTCAGTGTTTCTAGCATAGTAGGTCTGATGTGGGGCTGAGAACTTGTCTTTTTCCAAATCCCCAGAGAAGTGTTGATGTTCCCTAGCAGGGATCA includes these proteins:
- the LOC110334099 gene encoding olfactory receptor 2B2 produces the protein MMIILVSRLDSKLHTPMYFFLTNLSLLDLCYTTSTVPQMLINICSTRKVISYGGCVAQLFIFLALGSTECFLLGVMSFDRFVAICRPLHYSVIMHQRRCLQLAAACWISGFSNSVLQSTWTLQMPLCGHKEVDHFFCEVPALLKLSCVDTTAXEXXXXFXSVXXLLIPVXLILISYAFIVRAVLRIRSAEGRRKAFGTCGSHLIVVVLFYGTAIYMYLQPPSPTSKDRGKMVSLFYGIITPMLNPLIYTLRNKEVKGAFKRLMTRIILSRK